From Mycolicibacterium nivoides, a single genomic window includes:
- the gabT gene encoding 4-aminobutyrate--2-oxoglutarate transaminase has translation MLDTVVGGPELRQERRLVTEVPGPRSRELAARRAGALPAGLSSGAPIYAAGAGGGVIVDVDGNSFIDMGSGIAVTTVGNAAPAVVARATDQLARYTHTCFLATPYEPYIEVAEKLNQLAPGTHDKRTALFNTGSEAVENAVKYARAATKRPAVVVFDHAFHGRSLLTMTMTAKNQPYKHSFGPFAPEVYRAPMAYPYRWPSGPENCAAEAFGQFAQLIDAQIGADAVACVVVEPIQGEGGFIVPAEGFLPAVAEFCRDRGILLIADEVQAGIARTGTWFASEHDGLVPDMVVTAKGLAGGMPLAAVTGRADVMDAAHPGGIGGTYSGNPVACAAALGVFDEIEQHRLLDRAQAIGDILVRELRGIASATDILGDIRGRGAMIAAELVVAGTRTPNREAVAAVSRHCLDNGVLTLTAGTFGNVLRFLPPLSISDDLLVEALSVVRDAFAAL, from the coding sequence ATGCTCGACACAGTGGTCGGCGGTCCGGAACTGCGTCAGGAACGCCGACTGGTTACTGAGGTGCCTGGGCCCCGCTCTCGCGAATTGGCTGCCCGCCGCGCCGGCGCCCTGCCCGCGGGATTGTCCAGCGGCGCGCCGATCTACGCTGCCGGCGCCGGCGGCGGCGTGATCGTCGATGTCGATGGCAACTCGTTCATCGACATGGGTAGTGGCATCGCGGTCACCACCGTGGGCAACGCTGCGCCCGCGGTCGTCGCGCGCGCAACCGATCAGCTGGCCCGCTACACCCACACCTGTTTCCTGGCCACCCCGTACGAGCCGTACATCGAGGTGGCCGAAAAGCTCAACCAGCTCGCCCCCGGAACGCACGACAAGCGCACCGCACTGTTCAACACCGGCAGCGAAGCCGTCGAGAACGCCGTGAAGTACGCCCGCGCCGCCACCAAGCGGCCCGCGGTCGTGGTGTTCGACCACGCCTTCCACGGCCGTTCGCTGCTGACGATGACCATGACCGCCAAGAACCAGCCTTACAAGCACAGTTTCGGGCCGTTCGCTCCCGAGGTGTATCGCGCGCCGATGGCCTACCCGTACCGCTGGCCGTCCGGTCCGGAGAATTGCGCCGCCGAAGCGTTCGGCCAGTTCGCCCAACTCATCGACGCCCAGATCGGCGCCGACGCGGTGGCCTGCGTCGTGGTCGAACCCATCCAGGGCGAAGGCGGATTCATCGTTCCCGCCGAAGGATTCCTGCCCGCGGTAGCCGAATTTTGCCGCGACCGCGGCATCCTGCTGATCGCCGACGAGGTGCAGGCCGGAATCGCCCGCACCGGAACGTGGTTCGCGAGTGAGCACGACGGTTTGGTGCCTGACATGGTCGTCACCGCCAAGGGGCTGGCCGGTGGCATGCCGCTGGCCGCGGTCACCGGTCGCGCCGACGTCATGGACGCCGCGCATCCCGGCGGCATCGGAGGCACTTACAGCGGCAATCCGGTGGCCTGCGCGGCCGCCCTGGGCGTCTTCGACGAGATCGAGCAGCATCGATTGCTCGACCGCGCGCAAGCCATCGGAGACATTCTGGTGCGCGAATTGCGCGGGATCGCCAGCGCGACAGACATTCTCGGTGATATCCGCGGCCGCGGCGCGATGATCGCCGCTGAACTCGTCGTCGCCGGTACTCGCACCCCCAACCGTGAGGCCGTGGCCGCCGTCAGCCGCCACTGCCTGGACAACGGCGTGCTCACGCTGACCGCCGGAACCTTCGGCAATGTGCTGCGCTTCCTGCCGCCGCTGTCGATCTCGGATGACCTACTCGTCGAAGCATTGAGCGTCGTACGCGATGCCTTTGCCGCGCTCTAA
- a CDS encoding NAD-glutamate dehydrogenase domain-containing protein, producing MTCDAHTAGRLDPDTIADALDRMQSSDLPPREQMIFIDSGAARTPRAVVAWADPVPLLTEACALFEHFGLQVADQHPVTTPGHPLTVSVFDFVAPDDWRAGSEKKLADAFAARSAHGFLIDDYARLVISAGVTWREVVLVRSVSRFVRQSGLAMSDSYVLDTLTDHSDFVATLVELFAARFDPQLCDRESRVADLQSRVESLIEATTSVDEDRILRAFASFVSATLRTNWFQCDPDGRPKRHASFLIDSSKLHPRGPIVPFREIFVDSDDVEGIHARSGPVARGGLRFSDRPEDYRTEVLGLMKTQTVKNSPIVPVGAKGAFVRKNPRVSVEQCYRIFVAGLLDLTDNLLDDRVCPPEHTVTYGGVDTYLVVAADKGTARFSDVANELAVNRGFWLADAFASGGSAGYDHKKMGITARGAWVSVRAHFADLGRDADADLITVVGIGDMSGDVFGNGMLLSSNLKLVAAFDHRHIFIDPDPDPRAGYAERTRLATMATSSWDDYDRTALSPGGGVWSRNLKRIDLPLMARKALGITADTVTPNDVIRAILTADADLLWNGGIGTYVKSARENDTDAADPANDAIRVNADQLRVTVIGEGGNLGLTQRARIDYALAGGRVNADFIDNAAGVASSDREVNLKIALQSALRADRVSAAGRDEMLADCQEEVATAVLRGCENQVLAIGLAEAQASRLLNRHERLIENLEQVSGISRAAEMLPSRAELVSRTRAGSGLTRPEIAVLLAHSKNVVRDELLASEVPDDPIFSTALRDYFPTPFRIHLDADIACHRLAREIIATQIADDLINHVGPGLIYQLDERLGVPTPTVAAAYTVVRHLFGIDEMWRAALEQTAGGPAQRRVALHSVQHFIEHTAGRLLRRHSGNLDIGTTIAAYRRHVDTLHHHRHDFGDRWPRLRPDSLDLSRTATRMGVDITVVAGVFLAIDDQLDLDWIERGLRAHTTSTWWDAMGTSAIRDQFADTHHQLTAAVLSLAADPEEALRAWRNGAATALARFDQMRAELGRDSVIDVARGASVLAELALLLRHTDCLVR from the coding sequence ATGACCTGTGACGCCCACACCGCCGGGCGGCTTGACCCCGACACGATCGCCGATGCACTCGACCGGATGCAGTCGTCGGACCTGCCGCCGCGCGAACAGATGATCTTCATCGACTCTGGCGCGGCACGGACACCTCGCGCTGTCGTGGCCTGGGCGGACCCGGTGCCGTTGCTCACGGAGGCCTGTGCCCTGTTCGAGCACTTCGGCCTTCAGGTGGCGGACCAGCATCCAGTCACAACGCCCGGTCATCCGTTGACCGTGTCAGTCTTCGATTTCGTCGCCCCGGACGATTGGCGTGCCGGTAGCGAGAAGAAGCTGGCCGATGCGTTCGCCGCGCGCAGCGCCCATGGTTTCCTGATCGATGACTATGCGCGCCTGGTCATTTCGGCAGGCGTCACGTGGCGCGAGGTTGTTCTGGTGCGATCGGTCAGCCGGTTCGTGCGCCAATCGGGGTTGGCCATGTCGGACAGCTACGTCCTCGACACCTTGACGGACCACTCCGACTTTGTTGCCACCCTGGTCGAACTGTTCGCGGCACGTTTCGACCCCCAACTGTGTGATCGGGAATCACGGGTCGCCGACCTACAGAGCCGGGTGGAGAGCCTCATCGAGGCGACCACGTCGGTCGACGAGGACCGGATCCTGCGGGCGTTCGCCTCCTTCGTGTCGGCAACTTTGCGCACCAACTGGTTTCAGTGCGATCCCGACGGTCGCCCCAAACGTCACGCCTCGTTTCTGATCGACTCCTCGAAGCTCCATCCGCGCGGGCCAATCGTGCCGTTCCGAGAGATCTTCGTCGACAGTGACGACGTCGAGGGGATCCACGCCCGAAGTGGTCCGGTCGCGCGCGGCGGGCTTCGGTTCTCTGACCGCCCTGAGGACTACCGCACCGAGGTCCTGGGGCTGATGAAGACGCAGACCGTCAAGAACTCACCGATCGTTCCGGTCGGCGCCAAAGGCGCGTTCGTGCGCAAGAACCCGAGAGTCAGCGTGGAACAGTGCTACCGCATCTTCGTCGCCGGCCTTCTCGACCTCACCGACAACCTGCTCGACGATCGTGTCTGCCCGCCCGAACATACGGTCACCTACGGTGGAGTCGACACCTACCTGGTGGTGGCCGCCGACAAAGGCACTGCCCGATTCTCTGATGTCGCCAACGAGTTGGCGGTAAACCGCGGATTCTGGTTGGCGGACGCCTTCGCGTCTGGTGGTTCGGCGGGATACGACCACAAGAAGATGGGTATCACCGCCCGCGGAGCATGGGTATCGGTGCGTGCGCACTTCGCCGACCTCGGCCGCGACGCCGACGCCGATCTCATCACCGTGGTGGGTATCGGCGACATGTCGGGCGACGTCTTCGGCAACGGAATGCTGTTGTCGTCCAACCTCAAACTGGTGGCGGCCTTCGATCACCGCCACATCTTCATCGACCCGGATCCCGACCCACGGGCGGGCTATGCCGAGCGAACCCGGCTCGCCACAATGGCGACCAGCAGCTGGGACGACTACGACCGCACTGCCCTGTCCCCAGGTGGTGGGGTCTGGTCGCGCAACCTCAAACGAATCGACTTGCCCTTGATGGCCCGCAAGGCGCTCGGGATCACCGCTGACACGGTTACCCCCAACGACGTCATCCGGGCCATCCTCACCGCGGATGCGGATCTACTGTGGAACGGCGGCATCGGCACCTACGTGAAGTCCGCGCGCGAAAACGACACCGACGCAGCAGATCCAGCCAACGATGCCATCCGCGTCAACGCCGACCAGCTACGGGTGACTGTGATCGGCGAGGGCGGGAACCTCGGACTGACACAACGTGCCCGGATCGACTATGCCTTGGCCGGCGGGCGCGTCAACGCCGACTTCATCGACAACGCCGCGGGCGTGGCCTCCTCCGACCGAGAAGTCAACCTCAAGATCGCCCTCCAATCGGCCCTACGCGCGGACCGCGTCAGCGCTGCCGGACGCGACGAAATGCTGGCCGACTGCCAGGAGGAGGTCGCCACCGCGGTGCTGCGCGGCTGTGAGAACCAGGTGCTGGCCATCGGTCTGGCCGAAGCCCAAGCCTCTCGGCTGCTCAATCGCCACGAACGACTGATCGAGAACCTCGAGCAGGTATCCGGTATCAGCCGCGCCGCCGAAATGCTGCCCAGCAGGGCCGAACTCGTCTCCCGCACCCGTGCCGGCAGCGGATTGACGCGTCCGGAGATCGCGGTGCTGCTGGCGCATTCCAAGAACGTCGTGCGCGACGAGCTGCTGGCCTCCGAGGTACCCGACGATCCGATCTTCTCCACCGCGTTGCGCGATTACTTCCCCACGCCGTTCCGCATCCACCTCGATGCCGATATCGCTTGCCATCGGCTTGCCCGGGAGATCATCGCGACTCAGATCGCCGACGACCTGATCAACCACGTCGGTCCCGGCTTGATCTATCAACTCGACGAACGCCTGGGTGTACCTACCCCTACGGTCGCAGCGGCCTACACCGTGGTGCGGCACCTCTTCGGGATCGATGAGATGTGGCGCGCGGCGCTGGAGCAGACCGCAGGCGGCCCGGCACAGCGCAGGGTGGCGCTTCACTCGGTACAGCACTTCATCGAGCACACCGCGGGGCGCTTGTTGCGCCGACACAGCGGCAACCTCGACATCGGCACCACCATCGCGGCCTACCGGCGACACGTCGACACCCTGCACCACCACCGCCATGACTTCGGCGACCGTTGGCCGCGGCTGCGCCCGGACTCATTGGACCTCAGCCGAACCGCCACCAGAATGGGTGTCGATATCACCGTGGTGGCCGGCGTGTTCCTCGCGATCGATGACCAACTCGACCTGGACTGGATCGAACGCGGACTGCGGGCGCACACCACGTCGACCTGGTGGGACGCCATGGGTACCAGCGCTATCCGCGACCAGTTCGCCGACACCCATCATCAGCTGACGGCCGCGGTGCTGAGTCTGGCCGCCGACCCCGAGGAAGCCCTGCGTGCGTGGCGGAACGGCGCGGCGACGGCGCTGGCGCGATTCGACCAGATGCGGGCCGAACTGGGCCGCGACAGCGTCATCGACGTTGCCCGCGGGGCCAGTGTCCTAGCCGAACTCGCGCTACTCCTTCGCCACACCGACTGCCTGGTCCGCTGA
- a CDS encoding cache domain-containing protein — protein MMANGTDGSFRAENGDAALELVSAAVTSLVEDIFASLSTVAVATRALWDRIEDSGARPTSTDLAALRDPVIAELRRQAHLVNGVGFVVADGALADVPRYLEWWQPNPKTGGEAQRLELDLNPGSEYFYDYSTMEWYSGPRDRDTRWVYGPYLDYTGVDLYVCTFAVPVTSERGKFIGVAGADVPVARLDAALLPTFAAHRTPLALTNSEGRVIVANDAEHVAGSKLENPSSATALPVSATPWSLVSLSGTL, from the coding sequence ATGATGGCGAACGGAACGGACGGGTCGTTTCGCGCCGAGAACGGCGATGCGGCGCTCGAGTTGGTGTCCGCGGCGGTGACCTCACTCGTCGAGGACATCTTCGCCTCGCTGAGCACGGTCGCAGTCGCAACCCGCGCACTGTGGGACCGCATCGAAGACTCGGGTGCCAGGCCGACCTCGACTGACCTCGCGGCGCTCCGCGACCCGGTGATCGCTGAATTGCGTCGGCAAGCACATTTGGTGAACGGGGTCGGATTCGTCGTCGCAGACGGCGCGTTGGCCGACGTCCCTCGGTACCTCGAGTGGTGGCAGCCAAATCCCAAAACCGGTGGAGAGGCACAACGACTCGAACTGGATCTCAATCCGGGCAGCGAGTACTTCTACGACTACTCCACGATGGAGTGGTATTCCGGGCCCCGCGACCGTGACACCCGGTGGGTGTACGGGCCGTACCTGGACTACACCGGCGTCGATCTGTACGTGTGTACGTTCGCCGTCCCGGTGACCTCCGAGCGTGGGAAATTCATCGGCGTGGCAGGGGCCGATGTGCCGGTGGCCCGACTGGACGCCGCACTGTTGCCGACGTTCGCCGCGCATCGCACGCCGCTGGCGCTCACCAACTCGGAGGGCCGGGTGATCGTCGCCAACGACGCCGAGCACGTCGCTGGATCCAAGCTGGAGAACCCGAGTTCTGCCACGGCGCTGCCGGTTTCAGCGACACCATGGTCGTTGGTGTCGCTGAGCGGCACTTTGTGA
- a CDS encoding FadR/GntR family transcriptional regulator gives MAVEQLRGLTAVGAVLSPLAGSGPRTDAVVARISAAIGLGVISDGEQLPSEIDLATQLGVSTMTLREALAILREQGLVVTKRGRGGGSFVRASAEDVHTRSLALLQELTVEGLRDLGDEHFAVAGATAVLATRRAVAADVARLRALADRLAVSEDAIASRRADSRFQIEIAVCSQSARLTRAEVNIQAELAAMVWLPRLGLDPAVEAATHHRLVDAIEAGDEAAARSLAEEYGALTIRRLIGLRMELARA, from the coding sequence GTGGCGGTCGAACAGTTGCGCGGCCTGACCGCGGTGGGGGCTGTGTTGTCGCCGCTGGCGGGCAGCGGCCCACGCACGGATGCCGTGGTGGCGCGGATCTCTGCCGCGATCGGCCTCGGGGTGATCTCCGACGGGGAGCAGCTTCCGAGCGAGATCGATCTGGCCACCCAACTGGGCGTATCGACCATGACTTTGCGGGAAGCGCTGGCCATCTTGCGCGAGCAGGGGCTGGTGGTGACGAAGAGAGGGCGCGGCGGCGGAAGCTTCGTGCGTGCCTCAGCTGAAGACGTGCACACTCGATCGTTGGCACTGCTGCAGGAGCTGACCGTCGAGGGGTTGCGTGATCTCGGGGACGAGCACTTCGCGGTCGCCGGTGCCACCGCGGTTCTCGCGACCCGCCGTGCCGTCGCAGCCGACGTCGCTCGCCTTCGGGCGTTGGCGGATCGTCTTGCTGTCAGCGAGGACGCGATCGCCAGCCGCCGCGCGGACAGCCGATTCCAGATCGAGATCGCGGTGTGCTCGCAATCCGCTCGCCTCACCCGCGCAGAGGTGAACATTCAGGCTGAACTGGCGGCGATGGTCTGGTTGCCGCGGCTGGGGTTGGACCCCGCGGTTGAGGCGGCCACGCATCACCGTCTCGTCGACGCGATCGAGGCCGGGGATGAGGCGGCCGCGCGATCATTGGCAGAGGAGTACGGCGCGCTGACCATCCGGCGGCTCATCGGCCTGCGGATGGAGCTCGCCAGAGCATGA
- a CDS encoding APC family permease has translation MSTSPDPHDEDHAQLAALGFQSEFKRDMSLWANFSLGFTYLSPVVGIYTVFAFALAAAGPPMIWSLLIAGVGQLLVALVFSEIVAQFPVAGGVYPWARRLWGRKWAWMTGWVYIFALLATIAGVAYGAGPFVATVFGFTSTVYTTVVCALIVLVLATVINLTGTKMLSYFAIFGFTAELIGALIVGGWLLLTQRHHGLGVLFDSFGAQGEHSFLYAFLAASLIGVFQYYGFEACGDVAEEVRNPGVQIPKSMRRTIYIGGAAATFVCLSLVLSVVDIGAVIRGEDVDPISTVLATAFGPVGSKIVLCIVLISFVSCALSLQAAASRLLYSYGRDGMIVGSKLWARFDKKRHVPPYALLAAAVVPAALIIGSIVSTDALTKLISFGSVGIYIAFQMVVFAALRARIKGWNPSGKYRLGRWGMLVNVGALVYGVAAIINICWPRTPEAPWYDNYIVLLMSGIVIGLGLLYMAIVRSHSNGTTPHADAIPGPASSPDKPVVAQPV, from the coding sequence ATGTCGACATCTCCCGACCCGCACGACGAGGACCACGCGCAACTCGCCGCGCTCGGCTTCCAGTCCGAGTTCAAGCGAGACATGAGCCTTTGGGCCAACTTCTCGCTCGGCTTCACCTATCTCTCGCCGGTCGTCGGCATCTACACCGTCTTCGCATTCGCGCTCGCCGCGGCCGGCCCGCCGATGATCTGGAGTCTGTTGATCGCCGGCGTCGGCCAGCTGCTGGTCGCGCTGGTGTTCAGCGAGATCGTCGCCCAATTCCCCGTCGCCGGCGGCGTGTACCCGTGGGCCCGCCGACTGTGGGGCCGCAAATGGGCATGGATGACCGGTTGGGTGTACATCTTCGCGCTGCTGGCCACCATCGCCGGCGTGGCCTACGGCGCAGGACCGTTCGTGGCGACCGTCTTCGGTTTCACCTCAACGGTTTACACCACCGTCGTATGCGCACTGATCGTGCTGGTGCTGGCCACCGTCATCAATCTCACCGGCACCAAGATGCTGAGCTATTTCGCGATCTTCGGCTTCACCGCCGAGCTGATCGGCGCGCTGATCGTCGGCGGGTGGCTGTTGCTCACGCAACGCCACCACGGGTTGGGCGTGCTGTTCGACAGCTTCGGAGCACAGGGCGAGCACAGCTTCCTCTACGCGTTTCTCGCGGCCAGCCTGATCGGCGTCTTCCAGTACTACGGATTCGAGGCCTGCGGTGACGTCGCCGAGGAGGTCCGCAACCCCGGAGTGCAGATCCCGAAGTCGATGCGACGGACGATCTACATCGGCGGCGCCGCAGCCACTTTCGTCTGCCTCAGCCTGGTTCTGTCGGTCGTGGACATCGGCGCCGTGATCCGCGGCGAGGACGTCGATCCGATCTCGACCGTGCTGGCCACGGCCTTCGGCCCGGTCGGATCCAAGATCGTGCTCTGCATCGTGCTGATTTCGTTCGTGTCCTGCGCTCTGAGCCTGCAGGCCGCGGCCAGCCGACTGCTCTACTCGTACGGCCGTGACGGCATGATCGTCGGCTCCAAGCTGTGGGCCCGATTCGACAAGAAACGCCACGTGCCCCCATATGCGTTGCTCGCCGCGGCGGTCGTCCCCGCTGCCCTCATCATCGGATCGATCGTCTCCACCGACGCGCTGACCAAGCTCATCAGCTTCGGCTCGGTCGGCATCTACATCGCTTTCCAGATGGTCGTGTTCGCCGCCTTGCGGGCACGCATCAAAGGATGGAACCCGAGTGGGAAGTACCGCCTCGGCCGATGGGGAATGCTGGTCAACGTTGGCGCCCTGGTCTACGGAGTGGCAGCCATCATCAACATCTGTTGGCCCCGGACGCCCGAAGCGCCCTGGTACGACAACTACATCGTGCTGCTGATGTCAGGCATCGTCATCGGGCTGGGTCTGCTCTACATGGCCATCGTCCGCTCCCATTCCAACGGCACCACGCCACACGCCGACGCGATCCCTGGGCCGGCTAGCTCACCGGATAAACCCGTTGTGGCGCAGCCTGTTTAG
- a CDS encoding cytochrome P450: protein MTPNTITANTDTEAPRLNVTDPSFSITSALVHEAREVSWFAHTEYGIAVLRYDEVSELMHHPSLRQGSVHWPAHNGVTDGPFLDWWNSWILNKEGQEHRRLRTLLNPAFSKRLIKGLVPRFQALAGELIDAFADKGECEFIGEFADPYAARVIAIMLGLPESEWQVIARESATIGLAMGITFNQELPRIEAALATLFEYADAVIADREANPRDDFTTTLVQAKNDGGLSADELRDAFVLMIFGGYDTTRNQLGLAMQSFIDNPAQWDLLAQNPALGGKAVEEVMRTNPTVRWVTREATEDFEYQGLAISAGTTVHLFSESSGTDPRVFGPPSFDIAAERKPHFGFGGGAHHCLGHFVARADMAEALPLLARRLRDPKMLDGADWMPDSGNTGANKLPISFTPA from the coding sequence ATGACTCCGAACACCATCACCGCCAACACTGACACCGAGGCCCCGCGCCTGAACGTGACCGATCCCTCGTTCTCGATCACCTCGGCCCTGGTCCACGAGGCCCGGGAAGTCAGCTGGTTCGCCCATACCGAGTACGGGATCGCCGTCCTGCGTTACGACGAGGTCAGCGAGCTCATGCACCATCCGAGCCTGCGTCAGGGCAGTGTGCACTGGCCGGCCCACAACGGGGTGACAGACGGCCCGTTCCTCGACTGGTGGAACAGCTGGATCCTGAACAAAGAAGGCCAAGAGCACCGGCGGCTGCGTACCCTGCTCAACCCGGCGTTCTCCAAGCGGTTGATCAAGGGCCTGGTACCTCGATTTCAGGCACTGGCAGGCGAACTCATCGACGCCTTCGCCGACAAGGGTGAGTGTGAGTTTATCGGCGAGTTCGCCGACCCGTACGCCGCTCGCGTCATCGCCATCATGCTCGGGCTGCCCGAGTCGGAATGGCAGGTCATCGCCCGCGAGTCCGCCACCATCGGACTGGCGATGGGCATCACGTTCAATCAGGAGCTGCCGCGGATCGAGGCCGCCCTGGCCACGCTTTTCGAGTACGCCGACGCCGTGATCGCCGACCGCGAGGCCAACCCGCGCGATGATTTCACGACGACGCTGGTGCAGGCGAAGAACGATGGTGGGCTGTCCGCCGACGAACTGCGCGATGCCTTCGTCCTGATGATCTTCGGCGGTTACGACACCACCCGTAACCAACTGGGCCTGGCGATGCAGAGCTTCATCGACAACCCAGCTCAGTGGGATCTGCTCGCGCAGAACCCCGCTCTGGGCGGCAAGGCCGTCGAGGAGGTGATGCGGACCAACCCCACGGTCCGCTGGGTCACCCGCGAGGCAACCGAGGACTTCGAATACCAAGGACTGGCGATCAGCGCCGGAACCACCGTCCACCTGTTCAGCGAGTCATCCGGTACCGATCCACGGGTGTTCGGGCCGCCCAGCTTCGACATCGCCGCGGAACGCAAGCCGCACTTCGGGTTCGGTGGCGGGGCGCACCATTGCCTGGGGCACTTCGTCGCCCGGGCCGACATGGCCGAGGCGCTGCCGCTGCTGGCCCGCCGGCTCCGCGACCCGAAGATGCTCGACGGTGCCGACTGGATGCCCGACTCAGGCAACACCGGCGCGAACAAGCTCCCGATCAGCTTCACCCCGGCCTGA
- a CDS encoding glutamine synthetase family protein yields the protein MSTTALDQHRDANSAPGALDAALAAIEEYGVEFVYFQAVTITARVVGKVIPADQFARLATRGVMQHRTAIANLQTTREGVLLGGGVGAPEYCAVPDLDTFSVLPWDHKTARVFCSLYEPDHVMVDPGAPLPTDTRGLMKRLHAAFTDRTGLELRTGTEPEMTWEGPGFTTSSRPDSSPAYHIEHLERYRAIYQKVIAYAKFMGFQMVEGDFEDAGQVELNWMYDHSDATADRLMTYRQICKQVARELGIEASFMPKPGQGYMGNGCHHNFSLWRGDVNILADEGRHDLHLTEEGQYALGGLLTHTPGAMLIMGSTVNSYKRYWDSGQFAPSKINWGLDNKTCTVRLSANGRLEYKLPDAACNPYLTHAAMLASIDDGLKNQISPGAPTVGSSYESTEPELFGELPLTLGDALAAFKADDYLINALGAPLGNLLLEYKTDEWARFNSSITDWERTMYWEDTP from the coding sequence ATGAGCACAACAGCGCTCGACCAACACCGTGACGCCAATTCCGCACCCGGAGCCCTCGACGCCGCGCTCGCGGCGATCGAGGAATACGGCGTGGAGTTCGTCTACTTCCAGGCCGTCACGATCACCGCGAGAGTGGTCGGAAAGGTCATTCCCGCAGACCAATTCGCCCGGCTGGCGACGCGCGGGGTCATGCAGCACCGCACCGCCATCGCCAACCTGCAGACCACCCGCGAAGGCGTGCTGCTCGGGGGTGGCGTCGGGGCACCCGAGTACTGCGCCGTGCCCGACCTCGATACCTTCTCGGTGCTGCCCTGGGACCACAAGACCGCACGCGTCTTCTGCAGCCTTTACGAGCCCGACCACGTGATGGTCGATCCCGGCGCTCCCCTACCGACCGACACCCGCGGCCTGATGAAGCGACTGCATGCCGCCTTCACCGATCGCACCGGGCTGGAGCTGCGCACTGGGACCGAGCCCGAGATGACCTGGGAAGGACCAGGTTTCACCACGTCGTCGCGGCCGGACTCAAGCCCCGCCTATCACATCGAGCACCTGGAGCGGTATCGCGCGATCTATCAGAAGGTGATCGCCTACGCGAAGTTCATGGGCTTCCAGATGGTCGAAGGTGACTTCGAGGACGCCGGCCAGGTCGAGCTCAACTGGATGTACGACCACAGCGACGCAACGGCCGACCGGCTGATGACCTACCGGCAGATCTGCAAGCAGGTCGCCCGGGAGCTCGGCATTGAGGCGAGCTTCATGCCCAAACCCGGTCAGGGTTACATGGGTAACGGCTGCCACCACAACTTCAGCCTCTGGCGCGGCGACGTCAACATCCTGGCCGACGAAGGTCGCCACGACCTGCACCTCACCGAGGAGGGGCAGTACGCCCTCGGCGGGCTGCTCACCCATACCCCGGGCGCGATGCTGATCATGGGGTCAACGGTCAACTCCTACAAGCGATACTGGGACTCGGGTCAGTTCGCCCCGTCGAAGATCAACTGGGGGCTCGACAACAAGACCTGCACGGTGCGCCTGTCGGCCAACGGCCGGCTCGAGTACAAGCTTCCCGATGCCGCATGCAACCCGTACCTGACCCACGCGGCGATGCTGGCCTCCATCGACGACGGCCTGAAGAACCAGATCAGTCCCGGCGCACCCACTGTCGGCTCGAGCTATGAGTCCACGGAACCCGAATTGTTCGGAGAACTGCCGCTCACCCTCGGCGATGCGCTGGCCGCGTTCAAGGCCGACGACTACCTGATCAATGCGCTGGGCGCTCCGCTGGGGAACCTGTTGCTGGAGTACAAGACCGACGAGTGGGCGCGCTTCAACAGCTCGATCACCGACTGGGAGCGCACGATGTACTGGGAGGACACCCCGTGA
- a CDS encoding substrate-binding periplasmic protein: MTEPLRLACIDADAPPLFGLASSPGGRAGYEPAVAELLAAELDRELEWVIMAWGDMLPAARDHQVDGVLCGQGIIPARLEQADFTRPYGIFHEGILMRRGEAVPDPSGLAGKRIAAIRASANYNLASSFTGAEVVEFESEHVYEDMLAALRSGEVDAVCDDDVVFVPLGDADPDFELAFVVKTNNPWGIAVAKDRPETLAALDGALSRIIADGRLKSVWAQWLPTLDYPFEVS; the protein is encoded by the coding sequence GTGACCGAGCCGCTGCGACTCGCCTGCATCGACGCCGACGCACCACCGCTGTTCGGGCTCGCGTCGTCCCCCGGCGGCCGGGCCGGATACGAGCCGGCCGTCGCCGAACTCCTTGCGGCCGAACTGGACCGGGAACTCGAATGGGTCATCATGGCATGGGGCGACATGCTGCCCGCCGCCCGCGACCATCAGGTGGACGGCGTCCTGTGCGGCCAGGGCATCATCCCCGCCCGCCTGGAGCAGGCCGATTTCACCCGGCCGTACGGGATCTTCCACGAAGGCATCCTGATGCGCCGTGGCGAGGCGGTTCCCGACCCATCGGGTCTGGCGGGCAAGAGGATCGCCGCGATCCGCGCCTCGGCGAACTACAACCTGGCGTCGTCGTTCACCGGTGCCGAGGTAGTCGAGTTCGAGTCGGAGCACGTCTACGAGGACATGCTCGCCGCACTGCGCTCGGGCGAGGTCGACGCCGTCTGTGACGACGACGTCGTGTTCGTCCCGCTCGGCGACGCCGACCCGGACTTCGAGCTTGCGTTCGTCGTCAAGACGAACAACCCATGGGGCATCGCCGTCGCCAAGGACCGACCCGAAACCCTTGCGGCCCTTGATGGTGCACTGTCGAGGATCATCGCCGACGGGCGGCTGAAGTCCGTGTGGGCGCAATGGCTGCCGACGCTGGACTACCCCTTCGAGGTGAGCTGA